In Solanum lycopersicum chromosome 3, SLM_r2.1, the genomic stretch TAAGTTACAAGCttaataatatatcattattCGTGTgttgtaaaaattaaataaatgatacataaattagtaaTATATGAAAAAGTAAATCATGTATAATTAAATTCTActtaactaattatatattattaatatttgtctAACATTAACTTGCCATTCAACTTTAGAGGTCATTTGGTCGGTGAGATTAAGTGACATTTACTTATGGTCTAtagatattatttaaaaaatttctttacaCTATTAGCTCTCTCGTATTAAAGGGGAGTCATCTCAAACATTATGAGTAATTTTTTATAACGACAAACtacaaaatcttttaaaattattggaGATGTTGTACATTTCAGATATGTCTTATTCTTGTTCCATTCGTTGAGCAACAGACCACGTTATGCTCCATTGTTAATGTTATCCAGTGTTCGATTTTCTTATTGATCCCGCAAGAGCTTATGCTGTTATTTACTATCCTCATTATGCAATTTGCACATTTATTTATCATTGTTTCGAACTGCAAAATCTACAGGCATTCCTCTAAACAAGTTTAATTACTCTCAACCAAATTGTTACATAATCACCAAATACTGGCTGGAAATCAAAACATTCCTTAGTTCTATTTAAGAGGAgcataattttaaactaaagcAGCTCCATGACATCCAGAAGCTATCCTGATCCTAAGGTCGACCAACAGCATTAAAAATTTCCAACAAATTCTCAAAGCTAAAGTTTTCAAAACTCAGTactatttcattatattaaGCCTTGTTACAGAGTTCACTTTTTTCATACTATTATATCTCTAGGTTTGGACATCCTACTGGTTTGTAAAAGCAATTGCAAATCCAAGGACAATATGAACCTGACAAGAGAGTAAGGTACTTCTCTCAGTTCTACAGAAAAAACTACTCCAAAGACTATATAACTGATGATTACGATCACGGGCCAGAAAAGAATATCCAACACTCTCAAAAGCTTAAGTCTTATTTCATAAGCAAAAACCTCCGAAAGTCAAGCCAGTTACAGCTTTCCAAAAGGAGAAACCATACAGAACCCTTAAACTCCTAATCAGGCATCAACTACCTTCTGCTCCACACCATCGACCTGTGTCTCTTCCTTCTTCTTTGTTTCTGAAACAGCCAACTCGTCAATCTTTTGGGTCACCTCACCCATACCATCATTGGCATTTGCAGTAGTAGACCCGTTTGCTGTGGAGTTGTCCTCAATCTGACCAAGAGGACCCAGCTGCCATATTCTAATAGTCCCATCTTCAGATCCTGAGGCATAGGATTCACCTCCAGGAGAGAACCGCAAACAGTGCACAGGTCCGTGGTGTCCCTTGTTGCATCCTATGTTGtacaaaaaatagaatataGCATGTGGTTAAAGCTTGAAGCTACTTGAACGAAAATAGAAGCATAAACCCCTacttaatttaagaaaatgcaAATACCAGAAAAAGGAACACAAATAAAGAGGGGCATTGATTAGACTAACTAGaattaatttctaaatatttacaGAGCCCCACACAACTTACCAATTTCCTCTCCAGTGTGAAAATCAAAGACATGAACCCACATATCTTCTCCTCCAGCAATGAACCTATTACCGAACTTTGGTTCCAGGGAAGCAGATTCAACTTTGCAAGGCAATTCGTGACTCTTCACCAATCCAAAGCTGCTTGTAAAGAAATAAGTTAAAATGCAATGTAAACTATGGCAAGATACtgaattgaaaacatttttgttccaatgaagtaaaaaaaacaatacataCTGGTTAGCATCCCAAAACTTGACAGAGGAACCATCAGCAGTTGTTATGTAACGACCATCCTGACTTACTTCAGCACTGGTTACAGGAAACTTAGTTTCAAGGATTTGAACAACTTTGCCGGTCCTCACGTCCCATAACCTAGTTTacaacaattaaatcaaaaccaATTTAAGGTAGTGAAGAGAACTGGGGAGTGAATGTTCATACGGATATATGAACCACACATATGGCCATTGTATCAAGTATCCAATAGTATTTAGCAAGTATTGTACATGACTTGGTTAAGGGTATGGTAGATCAAGTTTACGGTTGAATAGTAGATCAATTAATTGCAAAGTCTAAGTGGCCATGAACACTAGCCTATTACTAATGCAACCAGtgagaaaaaaatgaacaaaatatacaaCTAGATTCAGCAGACTTTTGAAAGCCTACCTCAATCCACCAGCATCTCCAGAGGAACTCAAGATAGTTTGATCGCTGTGCAGCCAAGCAACTGTCCGTACTGAACCAGGAGAGCTGTCAATTTCCCTTGGAGGTGCATCAGGTCGGTTTAAATCAAATATTCGAAGAATTTTTTCAAAACCACCAGTGAGTAGCAGATTTGTATCCTACAAAGTCATCACACCATAGTTCATACAAATTAGCAGAATGTAAAGGTTTATAAAtggaaaagataaaaatgaattgaagtCCCTTTGACATGTGGTACCAATTAAGagattttgtgtgtgtgtgtgtggggggggggggggggggagagagaaagaaagttCCCATCAAATAGGATTGACTGGAGAATTTATATCAAAGCCTGAACAATGtatattacttttaataaaGAAAGATGTTTTCCTTGCAATAGCAGTTAGGTTTTCAACCTACACAAGGGGAATTGACATAACCACCCAAGAGCGTCGCCTACTGGTTCTGCCAATATACATAAGACTTGATGGGCATATATATTCACAGCATTCTATTGTTTTGTGAAGGTATTTCTCTTTAAGGCATCAAGGAGATGCAAAGCTGTAAAAGAACAGAAGTGCATTTTTTAACCCCCTTATAATGTGTCAAACAAAGTGCAACAGTATTCTACAACTTAAGTGAAGATATAAAGAGCTCTAAGGAGCTCTAACCTGAAGGAACTTTAATAGAAGTAAAGCAGGAGGTACCTCTGAAAAGGCACATGCTCGAACTATGTGCTTGTGGTCAAATGAGTGTAATACATCCCCAGTCAATGCATCCCACAATTTCCTGAAAACAACCAACAGAAATGACAATATAGAAAGGTAAAAAGAGGACAATATTGAGCCatggaaaatttaaaagaagGATGAAAAAGATTCTACCATATTCtataagatattattttaataaatataagtatataaTGACATGCAAGGTAGATCAACGATAGACATGGCAcaaaagtatttattttgttCTACATCACTTATTATAGACTAATGTACCATATAAATGTCACTTAAATGTTACTTTTCAAAGTACTGAAGTGAAGCCACTAGATAACATACGCGCTGAAATCGGCAGATGCAGATGCAGCACGAAGAGCATGTTTATCCAGACAACAACTCCACACGGCTCCTTTATGCCCTTCAAATGTTCCAATCCAATCTCCAGTTTCTCCATTTCTCAGCATTGGCGTAGAATCTACAAAATGAAACAATTCAGAAATTAAGAACACACAACAACATGAAAACTTATTGCAGCATATGAACAAATACAACATTAAAACTTATTGCAGCAAATAAACAAATACAACATGAAAACCTACTGCAGCAAATGAACAAATACAACAACTACTACACACAGGTCCCAAACAAATTGTGAACAAATACAAATCATGATTGACCATGTTTCTCCATTAAATTCATCTCGATTCAAcattatacaaaacaaaaatagaagTACTAAAAGTTCTCTTTATTCtctatttgaataaaaatgttTGATAAGTCCAACTCCTATGAAGCATAGGgcataaaatctaaaatatatatattaacatgaCTAAAACATATTCAGGACCAAATGGTATCTTTCCTGTACAAGTCTATTTCTTTAATTGAGCATTATCTTTCACCAAATCTGATTGACGAAAAAACAAAAGCATTAAATCAACAAATATCAGAAGAAAAGAACTGGGAATTTTTTGACGATGGTATAAATACACTAAAGAACATCTTCATTTATATCAGTTTCTGCTTTACCAGACTCCTGTGATATGGTGGTGAAAAACCTGAGGCTGATGAGATTTTATCTATCTTTCTGGACACTGTAAGCTAGAGAATAAGGAGAGACAGTTAGCATACATGTGATGACTTGCATGAACACTGACAACGTAGTAATAAAATCTCAATGGCTACTGACAACAAAGATACCATGTGCCGCAGCAAGCCAATCATTTTATTTACCACCACGTTTGGTGAGAACACTAGGCAAAACTAATActgaagatgataatatatgcACATACCTACCATGGAATGCATTAAACGTGGTAAATTATTTGATGGAATAGAATGCAGATAAAAGAATTAAGGTTTACTATAACAAGGTCTGATAACATCTGCAGCACATAAATGAAGTGTGCATTTCACATCAATGCCTAAACACTGAAAATACAGaaacatttttcaattttcgtcAAGTTGAAAAATAATCTTCTTTGGCTTTCTTATTGATGCTTTTTAGTATTTTCCACAATCTCTAAACAAATGCATGAAATCCTAAAGTTCAACAGCAAACCTACAATTGAAACTAACATGCTACTCTATTTGCTACAAATTAGACGCGACAGCACAGAGCCAATGGTTAGCTatagtaaatgttaccaatacaaTGCCAAGAACGTTCACAATCAAGGTTGTGACTAGCTCATACTTATATG encodes the following:
- the LOC101253366 gene encoding uncharacterized protein isoform X1, whose product is MDKKKVVAPLVCHGHSRPVVDLSYSPITPDGFFLISASKDSTPMLRNGETGDWIGTFEGHKGAVWSCCLDKHALRAASASADFSAKLWDALTGDVLHSFDHKHIVRACAFSEDTNLLLTGGFEKILRIFDLNRPDAPPREIDSSPGSVRTVAWLHSDQTILSSSGDAGGLRLWDVRTGKVVQILETKFPVTSAEVSQDGRYITTADGSSVKFWDANHFGLVKSHELPCKVESASLEPKFGNRFIAGGEDMWVHVFDFHTGEEIGCNKGHHGPVHCLRFSPGGESYASGSEDGTIRIWQLGPLGQIEDNSTANGSTTANANDGMGEVTQKIDELAVSETKKKEETQVDGVEQKVVDA
- the LOC101253366 gene encoding uncharacterized protein isoform X2, yielding MLRNGETGDWIGTFEGHKGAVWSCCLDKHALRAASASADFSAKLWDALTGDVLHSFDHKHIVRACAFSEDTNLLLTGGFEKILRIFDLNRPDAPPREIDSSPGSVRTVAWLHSDQTILSSSGDAGGLRLWDVRTGKVVQILETKFPVTSAEVSQDGRYITTADGSSVKFWDANHFGLVKSHELPCKVESASLEPKFGNRFIAGGEDMWVHVFDFHTGEEIGCNKGHHGPVHCLRFSPGGESYASGSEDGTIRIWQLGPLGQIEDNSTANGSTTANANDGMGEVTQKIDELAVSETKKKEETQVDGVEQKVVDA